From a single Microbacterium terrisoli genomic region:
- a CDS encoding DUF3046 domain-containing protein: protein MRRSEFQRAVAAEFGGRSSALVNDLVLPGLGDRTAAEALDAGIPPREVWLALCIETDVPESRRHGAGRLEPRRS, encoded by the coding sequence GTGCGTCGCAGCGAGTTCCAACGGGCGGTCGCCGCAGAGTTCGGCGGCCGCTCGTCGGCGTTGGTGAACGACCTCGTGCTGCCGGGCCTGGGTGATCGCACGGCAGCAGAAGCGCTGGATGCCGGCATCCCGCCGCGAGAGGTCTGGCTCGCGCTGTGCATCGAAACAGATGTGCCCGAGTCGCGTCGGCACGGTGCGGGCCGGCTCGAACCGCGGCGATCCTGA
- the miaB gene encoding tRNA (N6-isopentenyl adenosine(37)-C2)-methylthiotransferase MiaB yields MSSPSSAPTIIAPSPAALDDFGHARTYEVRTFGCQMNVHDSERLAGSLESAGYIRATEGQDPDVVVINTCAVRENAAGKLYGTLGHLKSKKDVHDGMQIAVGGCLAQMDKQAVLDKAPWVDVVFGTHNMGSLPGLLERARHNGEAELEILESLEVFPSTLPTKRESAYSGWVSISVGCNNTCTFCIVPSLRGKEKDRRPGDILSEIRLLVDDGAVEVTLLGQNVNSYGVEFGDRQAFAKLLRAAGSIEGLERVRFTSPHPAMFTDDVIDAMAETPNVMPQLHMPLQSGSDRVLRAMRRSYRSARFLGILDRVRAKMPDASITTDIIVGFPGETDEDFEDTLRVVEQARFSSAFTFQYSIREGTPAATMADQVPKEVVQERYDRLLAVQERISLEENEKQVGREVEVLVSTGEGKKDAATHRLTGRARDNRLVHFEAPAGSDLPRPGDMVTVQITHAAPFHLLADSPDGAQLRIRRTQAGDAWERGQADTCGVPSHGGSTGGAVSLGMPSIGLRSTGR; encoded by the coding sequence ATGTCTTCGCCCTCTTCAGCCCCGACGATCATCGCGCCCTCGCCTGCCGCGCTCGATGACTTCGGGCACGCGCGCACTTACGAAGTCCGTACGTTCGGCTGTCAGATGAACGTGCACGATTCCGAGCGTCTTGCCGGCTCGCTCGAGAGCGCCGGATACATCCGCGCGACCGAGGGGCAGGACCCCGACGTCGTCGTGATCAACACGTGCGCGGTGCGTGAGAACGCTGCCGGCAAGCTGTACGGCACGCTCGGGCACCTCAAGAGCAAGAAAGACGTGCACGACGGCATGCAGATCGCCGTCGGCGGCTGCCTGGCCCAGATGGACAAGCAGGCCGTGCTCGACAAGGCGCCGTGGGTGGATGTCGTGTTCGGCACGCACAACATGGGTTCGCTGCCGGGTCTGCTCGAGCGCGCGCGCCACAACGGCGAGGCCGAGCTCGAGATCCTGGAGTCCCTCGAGGTCTTCCCCTCGACGCTGCCGACCAAGCGCGAGAGCGCCTACAGCGGGTGGGTGTCGATCTCGGTCGGCTGCAACAACACCTGCACTTTCTGCATCGTGCCGAGCCTGCGCGGCAAAGAGAAGGATCGCCGGCCTGGCGACATCCTCAGCGAGATTCGGCTGCTGGTCGATGACGGTGCCGTCGAGGTCACACTGCTCGGCCAGAATGTCAACTCCTACGGAGTCGAGTTCGGCGACCGGCAGGCGTTCGCGAAGCTGCTGCGCGCCGCCGGCTCGATCGAGGGGCTCGAGCGCGTGCGGTTCACCAGCCCGCACCCGGCCATGTTCACCGACGACGTCATCGACGCGATGGCCGAGACGCCCAACGTCATGCCGCAGCTGCACATGCCCCTGCAGTCGGGCAGCGATCGCGTGCTGCGCGCGATGCGCCGCTCGTACCGCAGTGCGCGCTTCCTCGGCATCCTCGACCGCGTGCGCGCGAAAATGCCCGACGCCTCGATCACCACCGACATCATCGTGGGCTTCCCCGGTGAGACCGACGAGGACTTCGAAGACACCCTGCGGGTCGTCGAGCAGGCACGCTTCTCCAGCGCTTTCACTTTCCAGTACTCGATCCGCGAAGGCACACCCGCGGCGACCATGGCCGACCAGGTGCCGAAGGAGGTCGTGCAGGAGCGCTACGATCGCCTGCTCGCCGTGCAGGAGCGGATCTCGCTCGAAGAGAACGAGAAGCAGGTAGGTCGCGAGGTCGAGGTGCTCGTCTCGACCGGTGAAGGCAAGAAGGATGCCGCGACCCACCGGCTCACCGGGCGTGCGCGCGACAACCGGCTCGTCCACTTCGAGGCCCCCGCAGGCTCCGACCTGCCGCGGCCCGGAGACATGGTGACCGTGCAGATCACGCACGCGGCGCCGTTCCACCTGTTGGCCGATTCACCCGACGGTGCGCAGCTGCGCATCCGCCGCACGCAGGCCGGCGATGCGTGGGAGCGCGGCCAGGCCGACACGTGCGGTGTGCCCTCGCACGGTGGCTCCACCGGGGGTGCGGTGTCACTGGGCATGCCGTCGATCGGCCTGCGCTCCACAGGTCGTTGA
- the recA gene encoding recombinase RecA → MPSPADREKALESALAQIDRQFGKGSVMRLGSDERAPVEVIPTGSIALDVALGVGGLPRGRIIEIYGPESSGKTTLTLHAIANVQSAGGIAAFIDAEHALDPDYAKKLGVDIDQLLVSQPDTGEQALEIADMLIRSGAIDLVVIDSVAALVPRAEIEGEMGDSHVGLQARLMSQALRKLTGGLNQTKTTAIFINQLREKIGVFFGSPETTAGGKALKFYASVRLDIRRIETLKDGSDAVGNRTRVKVVKNKMAPPFKQAEFDILYGIGISREGSLIDFGVEHAIVKKSGAWYTYDGEQLGQGKENARNFLLKHPDVADDIESKIKVKLGIGVPKAVEAVAEGADDAVPQKVSA, encoded by the coding sequence ATGCCCTCTCCCGCTGACCGCGAGAAAGCCCTCGAATCGGCTCTCGCTCAGATTGACCGGCAATTCGGAAAGGGCTCGGTGATGCGCCTCGGCAGTGACGAGCGTGCTCCGGTCGAGGTCATCCCCACCGGCTCGATCGCCCTCGACGTCGCCCTCGGCGTCGGTGGCCTTCCGCGCGGCCGCATCATCGAGATCTACGGCCCGGAGTCCTCGGGCAAGACGACGCTGACGCTGCATGCGATCGCGAACGTCCAGAGCGCAGGCGGCATCGCTGCGTTCATCGACGCCGAGCACGCGCTGGACCCCGACTACGCGAAGAAGCTGGGGGTCGACATCGATCAGCTGCTCGTGTCGCAGCCCGACACAGGTGAGCAGGCGCTCGAGATCGCCGACATGCTGATCCGCTCGGGGGCGATCGACCTCGTCGTGATCGACTCGGTGGCCGCCCTCGTGCCGCGTGCCGAGATCGAAGGCGAGATGGGCGACTCGCACGTCGGTCTGCAGGCACGACTCATGTCGCAGGCGCTGCGCAAGCTCACCGGTGGTCTGAACCAGACCAAGACGACCGCGATCTTCATCAACCAGCTGCGTGAGAAGATCGGCGTCTTCTTCGGCTCGCCCGAGACCACCGCCGGTGGAAAGGCGCTGAAGTTCTATGCGTCCGTGCGTCTGGACATCCGTCGCATCGAGACGCTCAAGGACGGATCGGACGCGGTCGGCAACCGGACCCGCGTCAAGGTCGTCAAGAACAAGATGGCGCCGCCGTTCAAGCAGGCGGAATTCGACATTCTGTACGGCATCGGCATCTCGCGTGAGGGCAGCCTCATCGACTTCGGCGTCGAGCACGCGATCGTCAAGAAGTCGGGTGCGTGGTACACGTACGACGGCGAGCAGCTCGGGCAGGGCAAAGAGAACGCCCGCAACTTCCTGCTCAAGCACCCGGACGTCGCGGACGACATCGAGTCGAAGATCAAGGTGAAGCTCGGCATCGGCGTGCCGAAGGCCGTCGAAGCGGTCGCCGAGGGTGCTGACGACGCGGTGCCGCAGAAGGTCTCTGCCTGA
- a CDS encoding dihydrofolate reductase family protein, with protein MTTVFYTASSLDGFIATAQHRLDWLLRRDVDPDGPMGYNAFARSVGALVMGAATYEWVLAHDKGWAYTQPTWVLTHRTLPQRAGADVRFAYGDVRRVHKQMTKAAGGRDLWVVGGGDVAGQFAVAGLLDEVWVQFAPVTLGAGFPFMPLALELELLEVARNRDFLCGRYGVVGAPGTLDSFDAEDA; from the coding sequence ATGACCACCGTCTTCTACACGGCCTCGAGTCTTGACGGATTCATCGCCACTGCGCAGCACCGGCTCGATTGGCTGCTGCGGCGGGATGTCGATCCTGACGGGCCGATGGGCTACAACGCTTTCGCGCGGTCGGTCGGCGCGCTCGTGATGGGCGCGGCGACGTACGAGTGGGTCCTCGCCCATGACAAGGGGTGGGCGTACACGCAGCCGACGTGGGTTCTCACGCACCGGACGCTGCCCCAGCGGGCAGGCGCCGACGTGCGATTCGCGTACGGAGATGTGCGCCGCGTGCACAAGCAGATGACCAAGGCGGCTGGTGGCCGTGATCTGTGGGTGGTCGGCGGGGGAGACGTCGCCGGACAGTTCGCGGTGGCGGGCCTGCTCGATGAGGTCTGGGTGCAGTTCGCGCCGGTGACCCTCGGCGCAGGCTTCCCGTTCATGCCGCTTGCGCTGGAACTGGAGCTGCTCGAGGTGGCTCGCAACCGTGACTTCCTGTGCGGCCGGTACGGCGTCGTGGGCGCCCCCGGCACGCTCGACTCATTCGATGCCGAGGACGCGTGA
- the miaA gene encoding tRNA (adenosine(37)-N6)-dimethylallyltransferase MiaA, whose protein sequence is MSERSESKRRRRRLWALVGATGTGKTALSLDLAEALAAAGAPAEIVNADAMQLYRGMDVGTAKLPHSERRGIPHHVFDVLEVTEDAAVVRYQGDARTAIEQIHARGADAILVGGSGLYVSSVLYDFRFPPRDDAVRAALEAELEQHGAAVLFARLREQDPATAARIDPRNGRRIVRALEVLAQGHATHGAALPDQPVLWHSDTRIVGVHADRAELVPRLDARVQHMWQGGLLDEVERLRAAGLERGTTAPRAIGYAQALAQLRGEKTEAEAIAETQALTRRYARRQVSWFKRYPGIEWVAPRTGAAALVR, encoded by the coding sequence TTGAGCGAGCGCAGCGAGTCGAAACGGCGCCGCCGCAGGCTCTGGGCGCTCGTCGGCGCCACCGGCACCGGCAAGACAGCCCTGTCGCTCGACCTCGCCGAGGCGCTCGCCGCAGCCGGCGCGCCCGCCGAAATCGTCAACGCCGATGCGATGCAGCTGTATCGCGGCATGGACGTCGGTACGGCCAAGCTGCCGCACTCGGAGCGCCGCGGCATCCCGCACCACGTGTTCGACGTGCTCGAGGTGACCGAAGACGCCGCCGTGGTTCGCTATCAGGGCGATGCGCGGACCGCGATCGAACAGATCCACGCGCGCGGCGCCGACGCGATCCTCGTCGGCGGCTCGGGGCTGTATGTGTCCAGCGTCCTCTACGACTTCCGCTTTCCGCCGCGGGACGATGCGGTGCGCGCGGCCCTCGAGGCCGAGCTCGAACAGCACGGCGCGGCGGTGCTGTTCGCCCGCCTGCGCGAGCAGGACCCCGCCACGGCGGCACGGATCGATCCGCGCAACGGGCGCCGCATCGTGCGTGCGCTCGAGGTGCTCGCCCAGGGTCATGCCACGCATGGCGCGGCATTGCCCGATCAGCCTGTGCTGTGGCATTCTGACACGCGCATCGTCGGTGTGCACGCCGATCGGGCCGAGCTCGTGCCCCGGCTGGACGCGCGCGTCCAGCACATGTGGCAGGGCGGCCTGCTCGACGAGGTCGAGCGGCTGCGCGCGGCGGGCCTGGAGCGCGGCACGACGGCGCCCCGGGCGATCGGCTACGCGCAGGCGTTGGCACAGCTGCGCGGTGAGAAGACCGAGGCCGAGGCGATCGCCGAGACCCAAGCGCTGACGCGCCGTTACGCGCGCCGGCAGGTGTCGTGGTTCAAGCGCTACCCGGGCATCGAGTGGGTGGCGCCGAGAACGGGCGCCGCGGCCCTGGTGCGCTGA
- a CDS encoding regulatory protein RecX, whose protein sequence is MADENGGGRERLAPVIPLFGGRSEPPAADRAPNPAEERTTVPVVAQAQLPVVAQAPRDETTPPPSATWHSVWDDEEDAADDVGGEIDESLRAELDVAERDLLRKLRTRQLSVSEARTVVAERDLEAHDVDKLLHVFVRRGYLDDRALAEQLVTAAVERKGQGRKIIAQSLAKRRIPRDVIDAALAELPDDDAERALEFARQKARSMHGLERDVALRRLVGQLARRGYGSAALDAARRALDEL, encoded by the coding sequence ATGGCCGACGAGAACGGGGGCGGCCGTGAGCGGCTTGCCCCCGTGATCCCGCTCTTCGGCGGTCGGTCCGAGCCTCCGGCAGCCGATCGCGCACCGAATCCGGCCGAGGAGCGGACGACGGTTCCGGTCGTAGCGCAAGCACAGCTTCCGGTCGTAGCGCAAGCGCCGCGAGACGAGACGACGCCCCCGCCGTCCGCGACGTGGCACTCCGTCTGGGATGACGAAGAAGACGCCGCGGACGACGTCGGCGGCGAGATCGATGAGAGCCTGCGGGCTGAGCTCGACGTCGCCGAGCGCGACCTGCTGCGCAAGCTCCGTACGCGGCAGCTGTCGGTCTCGGAGGCCCGCACGGTGGTCGCCGAGCGCGATCTCGAAGCACACGACGTCGACAAGCTGCTGCACGTGTTCGTGCGTCGGGGATACCTCGATGATCGTGCGCTGGCCGAGCAGTTGGTCACAGCGGCCGTGGAACGCAAGGGACAGGGGCGCAAGATCATCGCGCAAAGCCTTGCCAAGCGGCGCATCCCACGGGATGTGATCGATGCTGCGCTGGCGGAGCTTCCCGATGACGACGCCGAACGGGCGCTGGAGTTCGCACGGCAGAAGGCGCGGTCGATGCACGGCCTCGAACGCGACGTCGCTCTGCGCAGGTTGGTCGGCCAGCTCGCGCGGCGCGGGTACGGATCGGCGGCGCTGGATGCCGCACGTCGGGCGCTCGACGAGCTCTGA
- the secA2 gene encoding accessory Sec system translocase SecA2, with translation MKGWFDRAIGAPGTVSFDRFQAAVDDARTLEPWARALSDAELRPAARAAVLHGDQASGRTAGAGLLAVLRTAAERTLGQRPFDQQMLACCALISGHAIELDTGEGKTLVGAMAAAAYALAGRRVHVLTVNDYLARRDAEWMRPLYAALGMSSGCVGQDTPHGERRQLYRADIVHAPVSEIGYDVLRDRFVTTAGARVAPAQDVAIVDEADAVMIDEAMSPLVLAGTAPAATGNVALADQLVQTLRAGEHYTVDDDHATVSLTDAGIDALEWRLGGVNLYDAAQAETLTRINLALHAHVLIVRDVDYLVQDGEVILISAARGRVAEHQRWPDGLHAAIEQKEHLALSSPGMVLDNLTVQDLLRGYATVVGMSGTVLPVAEELSEFYGLSSGRVPRRLPNRRVDLPQRVFLDDESRTQALVAEVQERHRTGQPILVGTQSVAESERVAARLTGIGLEVDVLNARNDAAEASVISAAGEFGSITISTQMSGRGTDIRLGGADERDHDRVARAGGLAVLQVGRYPSQRLDAQLRGRSGRQGDPGVAVTFTSLDDELVLTHAPAYLMTKATRQDGAADTHALGAVVDAAQRIAEGARRDRHRDTWDFSRAIARQRHTVLAERDEVMRGEHVREQLGSRIPTQLKALTAATSVQTVDDAAREVILWCLDDAWSDHLAQLGEIRDGIHLQALAGLSPRDEFHRITLRRFEGFFDTVYDRAAGILRTITAAQLTAGGAALGMRRPSATWTYMVRENPFGGSLERGARTAGRWFRSRVLGIE, from the coding sequence GTGAAAGGGTGGTTCGATCGTGCGATCGGCGCTCCCGGAACCGTCTCATTCGACCGGTTCCAGGCCGCGGTGGACGACGCGCGCACCCTCGAGCCCTGGGCGCGGGCGCTTTCCGACGCCGAGCTGCGGCCCGCCGCCCGCGCTGCGGTTCTGCACGGCGATCAGGCCAGCGGGCGCACAGCGGGCGCGGGACTTCTGGCCGTACTGCGCACCGCCGCCGAACGCACGCTCGGACAGCGTCCGTTCGACCAGCAGATGCTCGCCTGCTGCGCCCTGATCAGCGGACATGCCATCGAGCTGGACACCGGCGAAGGCAAGACGCTGGTGGGCGCCATGGCCGCGGCGGCCTACGCCCTGGCCGGCCGCCGCGTGCATGTGCTGACGGTCAACGACTACCTCGCCCGGCGCGACGCGGAATGGATGCGGCCGCTGTATGCCGCCCTCGGCATGAGTTCGGGATGCGTCGGTCAGGACACTCCGCACGGTGAGCGTCGGCAGCTGTACCGCGCCGACATCGTGCACGCTCCGGTCAGCGAGATCGGCTACGACGTGCTGCGCGATCGTTTCGTCACGACCGCCGGTGCGCGCGTCGCCCCTGCGCAGGACGTGGCCATCGTCGACGAGGCCGACGCCGTCATGATCGATGAGGCGATGTCGCCGCTCGTCCTGGCGGGCACGGCGCCGGCGGCCACCGGGAACGTGGCCCTGGCCGACCAGCTGGTGCAGACGCTGCGCGCCGGCGAGCACTACACGGTCGACGACGATCACGCCACCGTGTCGCTGACCGATGCCGGCATCGACGCGCTGGAGTGGCGCCTGGGCGGGGTGAACCTCTATGACGCGGCGCAGGCAGAGACTCTCACCCGCATCAATCTCGCCCTGCACGCACACGTGCTGATCGTGCGCGACGTGGACTATCTGGTGCAGGACGGCGAGGTCATCCTGATCAGCGCCGCGCGGGGGCGTGTGGCCGAACACCAGCGGTGGCCCGACGGTCTGCATGCCGCGATCGAGCAGAAGGAACATCTGGCGCTGTCCTCGCCGGGCATGGTGCTCGACAACCTCACGGTGCAGGACCTGCTGCGCGGCTACGCCACGGTGGTGGGGATGAGCGGAACCGTGCTGCCGGTCGCCGAGGAGCTCTCGGAGTTCTACGGACTGTCCTCCGGTCGCGTCCCCCGACGACTGCCGAACCGGCGCGTCGATCTGCCGCAGCGCGTGTTCCTCGACGACGAGAGCCGTACGCAGGCTCTGGTCGCTGAGGTACAGGAGCGCCATCGCACCGGTCAGCCGATCCTGGTCGGCACGCAGAGCGTCGCCGAGTCGGAGCGGGTGGCCGCACGTCTGACCGGCATCGGGCTGGAGGTGGACGTGCTCAACGCCCGCAATGACGCGGCCGAGGCATCTGTCATCTCCGCGGCGGGTGAGTTCGGATCGATCACGATCTCCACGCAGATGTCTGGACGCGGCACCGACATCCGCCTCGGCGGCGCCGATGAGCGCGACCACGACCGGGTGGCCCGAGCCGGAGGTCTGGCCGTGCTGCAAGTCGGCCGCTACCCCTCGCAGCGCCTGGATGCTCAGCTGCGGGGCCGCTCGGGTCGGCAGGGAGATCCGGGGGTCGCCGTGACGTTCACGAGCCTCGACGACGAACTCGTGCTCACGCACGCGCCGGCGTACCTGATGACCAAGGCGACGCGCCAGGACGGCGCGGCCGACACTCACGCGCTGGGCGCCGTCGTCGACGCGGCGCAGCGGATCGCCGAAGGTGCGCGACGCGACCGCCACCGCGACACCTGGGACTTCTCCCGCGCCATCGCCCGGCAGCGGCACACGGTGCTGGCCGAGCGTGACGAGGTGATGCGCGGCGAGCACGTGCGCGAGCAGCTGGGCAGCCGCATCCCGACCCAGCTGAAAGCCTTGACCGCCGCGACCTCCGTGCAGACCGTCGACGACGCGGCCCGCGAGGTCATCCTGTGGTGCCTGGACGATGCGTGGAGCGACCACCTGGCCCAGCTGGGTGAGATCCGTGACGGCATCCATCTGCAGGCGCTGGCAGGCCTCAGCCCGCGCGACGAGTTCCACCGCATCACCCTGCGCCGATTCGAGGGCTTCTTCGACACGGTCTACGACCGGGCCGCCGGCATCCTGCGCACGATCACCGCCGCACAGCTCACCGCCGGAGGTGCCGCGCTGGGGATGCGCCGACCATCGGCGACGTGGACATACATGGTGCGCGAGAACCCGTTCGGCGGGTCACTGGAGCGCGGTGCGCGCACGGCAGGTCGGTGGTTTCGCTCACGCGTCCTCGGCATCGAATGA
- a CDS encoding helix-turn-helix domain-containing protein, with the protein MILVRQEIGDVLRDFRQQKGDTLRQVAGRASVALGYLSEVERGQKEASSEILASVADALDVPISTIMREVSDRISVLEGVQSFPDVVPDDLVAEVGPELSLR; encoded by the coding sequence ATGATCCTGGTACGTCAAGAGATCGGCGACGTGCTTCGCGACTTCCGTCAGCAGAAGGGCGATACCCTCCGGCAGGTGGCGGGCCGCGCGAGCGTCGCCCTCGGCTACCTCAGTGAGGTCGAGCGCGGCCAGAAGGAGGCATCGAGCGAGATCCTCGCATCGGTCGCCGACGCGCTCGATGTTCCCATCTCGACGATCATGCGCGAAGTCAGCGACCGCATCTCGGTGCTCGAGGGCGTCCAGTCCTTCCCGGACGTGGTGCCCGACGACCTTGTGGCAGAGGTCGGTCCCGAACTGTCGCTGCGCTGA
- the pgsA gene encoding CDP-diacylglycerol--glycerol-3-phosphate 3-phosphatidyltransferase, with the protein MTVPRQLPNAITVVRIICAPVFLWMLLADDGANGPLRWWSAVLFVVAIATDGIDGYLARHNDIVTDVGKILDPIADKALTGCAFVGLSILGELDWWITIIVLVREVGITIYRFAVVSDHVLAAAWMGKLKTLAQAVALTLALLPLAMLVGDWIRWVNIVTMTIAVVLTIASGIDYIVSEVRGSRKKQR; encoded by the coding sequence GTGACTGTTCCCCGCCAATTGCCCAATGCCATCACCGTGGTGCGCATCATCTGTGCGCCGGTGTTCCTGTGGATGCTGCTGGCAGACGACGGCGCGAACGGCCCGTTGCGGTGGTGGTCGGCTGTCCTGTTCGTCGTGGCGATCGCCACCGACGGCATCGACGGCTACCTCGCGCGCCACAACGACATCGTCACCGATGTGGGCAAGATCCTGGATCCCATCGCCGACAAGGCGCTCACCGGCTGCGCCTTCGTCGGGCTGTCGATCCTCGGCGAGCTGGACTGGTGGATCACGATCATCGTGCTGGTGCGCGAGGTGGGCATCACGATCTACCGGTTCGCGGTGGTCAGCGACCACGTTCTGGCGGCGGCGTGGATGGGCAAGCTGAAGACCCTGGCGCAAGCTGTCGCGCTGACCCTGGCCCTGCTGCCGCTGGCGATGCTCGTGGGCGACTGGATCCGCTGGGTGAACATCGTCACGATGACGATCGCCGTTGTGCTGACCATCGCCAGCGGCATCGACTACATCGTCAGCGAGGTGCGCGGCAGCCGGAAGAAGCAGCGGTGA
- a CDS encoding CinA family protein, protein MTASPDAVEVLARLQARGWTVGVAESLTGGLVVASLIDVPGASAWVRGGVVAYATELKHRILGVDAVLLAEHGPVHPDVARQMAEGVRAATTTADGPADVGIATTGIAGPTSPDGQPVGTVHVGVATPEGTQVVSAVLSGNRDDIRHDAVRLALRAAIGAL, encoded by the coding sequence GTGACAGCCTCTCCCGATGCGGTCGAGGTGCTCGCGCGGCTGCAGGCGCGAGGGTGGACGGTCGGAGTCGCCGAGTCGCTGACCGGCGGCCTGGTGGTGGCATCCCTCATCGACGTGCCAGGTGCTTCAGCGTGGGTGCGTGGGGGAGTGGTCGCGTACGCCACCGAGCTCAAGCACCGGATCCTCGGCGTGGACGCCGTGCTGCTGGCCGAGCACGGCCCCGTGCATCCCGACGTCGCGCGGCAGATGGCAGAAGGCGTCCGTGCGGCCACGACGACGGCGGACGGCCCGGCCGACGTCGGCATCGCCACCACCGGCATCGCAGGCCCGACCTCTCCCGACGGCCAGCCGGTGGGTACGGTGCACGTCGGCGTGGCGACCCCCGAGGGGACGCAGGTCGTCTCGGCAGTGCTCTCGGGCAACCGTGATGACATCCGGCATGACGCGGTGCGGCTCGCCCTTCGTGCCGCGATCGGCGCATTGTGA